One segment of Synechococcus sp. A15-24 DNA contains the following:
- the lpxD gene encoding UDP-3-O-(3-hydroxymyristoyl)glucosamine N-acyltransferase, whose amino-acid sequence MRFSSLIKALQAGESGLRWSQPGQDPDLSGAAALDQAVGDQLSFLEAGNVLSAALSDSAVGALLLPDQQDLIDLASQRGIAFAVVSDPRLAFAEALDCLHPRQRPQADIHPTAVIDERAVVGPGTAVAARVCIGAGSRVGADCIVHPGVVIYDDVVIADGCELHANAVLHPGSRLGRRCVVNSNAVVGSEGFGFVPTAKGWRKMPQTGQVVLEDGVEVGCGSTIDRPSVGETRIGAGTKIDNLVQIGHGVITGRGCAFAAQVGIAGGARIGHGVILAGQVGVANRAVVGDRAIASSKSGIHGEVAAGEVVSGYPAIPNRLWLRCSAAFSKLPELARTVRELKRNTPQ is encoded by the coding sequence ATGCGATTCAGCAGCTTGATCAAGGCCCTACAAGCGGGTGAGTCGGGATTGCGCTGGAGTCAGCCCGGCCAGGACCCAGACCTGTCCGGTGCCGCCGCTCTGGATCAGGCGGTGGGGGATCAGCTGAGTTTTCTGGAGGCGGGCAATGTGCTGTCGGCAGCCCTCAGTGACAGTGCTGTCGGGGCGTTGCTGCTGCCCGACCAGCAGGATCTGATCGACCTCGCCAGCCAGCGGGGCATCGCTTTCGCGGTGGTGTCGGATCCACGCCTGGCCTTCGCTGAAGCGCTCGACTGCCTGCATCCGCGGCAGCGCCCGCAGGCTGACATTCATCCCACGGCCGTGATCGACGAGCGGGCCGTGGTGGGCCCCGGCACCGCCGTTGCCGCTCGTGTGTGCATCGGTGCCGGCAGCCGCGTCGGTGCCGACTGCATCGTTCATCCCGGTGTTGTGATTTACGACGACGTGGTGATCGCTGACGGCTGTGAACTGCATGCCAACGCCGTACTGCACCCCGGCAGTCGGCTGGGGAGACGTTGCGTGGTGAATTCCAACGCCGTGGTGGGCTCCGAGGGATTCGGCTTTGTTCCCACCGCCAAGGGGTGGCGCAAGATGCCTCAGACGGGGCAGGTGGTGCTGGAGGACGGGGTGGAGGTCGGCTGCGGCAGCACCATTGACCGCCCATCCGTGGGGGAGACCCGGATCGGGGCTGGAACCAAGATCGACAACCTGGTGCAGATCGGGCATGGAGTGATCACAGGCCGTGGCTGTGCCTTCGCCGCTCAGGTGGGCATCGCCGGCGGTGCCCGCATCGGTCACGGCGTGATCCTGGCTGGCCAGGTGGGTGTCGCGAACCGTGCCGTTGTCGGGGACCGGGCCATTGCCAGTTCCAAGTCCGGGATCCATGGCGAGGTGGCGGCCGGTGAGGTGGTGAGTGGCTACCCAGCCATTCCCAACCGCCTCTGGCTGCGATGTTCCGCCGCCTTCAGCAAGCTTCCCGAGCTGGCCCGGACGGTGCGGGAGCTCAAACGCAACACCCCTCAGTAA
- the leuB gene encoding 3-isopropylmalate dehydrogenase encodes MAQHRVVLLPGDGIGPEITAVARQLLEAVSQRHGFELCFDEQLIGGSAIDACGEPLPASTLEACKAADAVLLAAIGSPRFDNLPRDKRPETGLLGLRSGMALFANLRPVKIVPALIGASSLRPEVIEGVDLMVVRELTGGIYFGQPKGRIQADGEERGFNTMTYSSSEVDRIAKVAFDLARERRCNLCSVDKANVLDVSQLWRDRVDAMAPAYSDVEVSHMYVDNAAMQLVRSPRQFDVLLTGNLFGDILSDEAAMLTGSIGMLPSASLGSDGPGLFEPVHGSAPDIAGQDKANPMAMVLSAAMVLRTGLKQTEAAADLEAAVDKVLAAGFRTGDLMAEGCTALGCRAMGDALLKAL; translated from the coding sequence ATGGCCCAGCACCGCGTCGTCCTGCTTCCTGGAGATGGCATTGGCCCGGAGATCACGGCCGTGGCGCGTCAGTTGCTCGAGGCGGTGAGCCAGCGGCATGGTTTTGAACTGTGTTTTGACGAACAATTGATCGGTGGCAGTGCCATTGATGCCTGCGGTGAGCCCCTGCCCGCCAGCACACTGGAAGCCTGCAAGGCTGCAGATGCGGTTCTGCTGGCCGCCATCGGCAGCCCCCGCTTCGACAACCTTCCCCGCGACAAACGACCGGAAACCGGTTTGCTTGGGCTGAGGTCAGGCATGGCCCTGTTCGCCAACCTGCGCCCTGTGAAGATCGTTCCGGCGCTCATCGGTGCCAGCAGCCTGCGTCCGGAGGTAATCGAGGGTGTGGACCTGATGGTGGTGCGAGAACTCACCGGCGGGATCTACTTCGGGCAGCCCAAGGGACGGATTCAGGCCGACGGAGAGGAGCGTGGCTTCAACACGATGACCTACTCCTCCAGCGAGGTGGATCGCATTGCCAAGGTGGCCTTCGACCTGGCCCGGGAACGTCGCTGCAACCTCTGCTCCGTGGACAAGGCCAACGTGCTGGATGTGAGCCAGCTGTGGCGGGACAGGGTGGATGCGATGGCTCCCGCCTACAGCGATGTGGAGGTCAGCCACATGTATGTGGATAACGCCGCGATGCAGCTGGTGCGCAGTCCGCGCCAATTCGACGTGCTGCTCACGGGGAACCTGTTCGGAGACATCCTCAGCGATGAGGCCGCCATGCTCACCGGCTCGATCGGCATGCTTCCATCGGCCTCCCTTGGCAGCGACGGTCCTGGCCTATTCGAGCCGGTGCATGGCTCTGCGCCGGACATCGCCGGCCAGGACAAGGCCAATCCAATGGCGATGGTGCTCTCGGCCGCGATGGTGCTGCGGACCGGTCTCAAGCAGACCGAAGCTGCCGCTGATCTCGAGGCGGCTGTGGACAAGGTGCTGGCGGCTGGCTTCCGCACCGGAGATCTGATGGCAGAGGGCTGCACCGCGCTGGGATGCCGCGCCATGGGCGACGCCCTGTTGAAGGCTCTCTGA
- a CDS encoding phosphoribulokinase, with protein MSKRHPVVAVTGSSGAGTSTVKRAFEHIFAREGITPAVVEGDSYHRYERMPMKQAMADALARGENFSHFGPEANLFDKLEDLFRSYGETGAGQKRYYLHSAEEAAEHNARLGVDLGPGQFTPWEDIPAGTDLLFYEGLHGGVKGDGYDVASLADLLVGVVPITNLEWIQKIHRDNAERGYSAEAIVDTILRRMPDYINHICPQFGETDINFQRVPTVDTSNPFICRNIPTPDESFVIIHFRKGAREKWGIDFNYLLNMIHDSFMSSPTSIVVNGGKMGFAMELILTPIIHRMIEEKKNLG; from the coding sequence ATGTCGAAGCGTCACCCGGTCGTCGCTGTCACCGGTTCCTCCGGAGCTGGAACCAGCACCGTCAAGCGCGCCTTCGAGCACATCTTTGCGCGTGAAGGCATCACACCTGCTGTGGTGGAGGGCGATAGCTACCACCGCTACGAGCGGATGCCGATGAAACAGGCCATGGCGGACGCCTTGGCCCGTGGCGAGAACTTCTCCCACTTCGGTCCCGAAGCCAACCTGTTCGACAAGCTCGAGGATCTGTTCCGTAGCTACGGCGAGACCGGTGCTGGGCAGAAGCGTTACTACCTCCACAGCGCCGAAGAGGCCGCTGAGCATAATGCTCGTCTCGGCGTTGACCTCGGCCCCGGCCAGTTCACGCCCTGGGAGGACATTCCAGCGGGAACAGACCTGCTCTTCTATGAAGGCCTGCACGGTGGTGTGAAGGGTGACGGCTACGACGTGGCTTCCCTTGCCGATCTCCTCGTTGGTGTCGTGCCCATCACCAACCTCGAGTGGATCCAGAAGATCCACCGCGACAACGCTGAACGCGGCTACTCAGCTGAGGCGATCGTGGACACGATCCTGCGCCGCATGCCGGATTACATCAATCACATTTGCCCGCAGTTCGGCGAAACCGACATCAACTTCCAGCGGGTTCCCACGGTGGACACCTCCAACCCGTTCATCTGCCGCAACATCCCCACGCCGGATGAAAGCTTCGTGATCATCCACTTCCGTAAGGGAGCCCGTGAGAAGTGGGGAATCGACTTCAACTATCTGTTGAACATGATCCACGACTCCTTCATGTCTAGCCCCACCAGCATTGTGGTGAACGGCGGCAAGATGGGCTTTGCGATGGAATTGATCCTCACCCCGATCATTCACCGCATGATCGAAGAAAAGAAGAACCTGGGCTGA
- a CDS encoding A24 family peptidase — protein sequence MILLIVALFGACVGSFTNVVVWRLPRQESVVVPGSHCPHCGHAIRWHDNLPVIGWLLLGGRCRDCGAGISWRYPAVELASALLWLSALSVQAGGGLLELWRPWAGLVLVALLLPLVLIDIDHLWLPEPLCRWGVVLGLLFSAGAGWIVLGNHLVAAALALVLLEGLSGMAERILGQPALGLGDAKLAALGGAWLGAAGIAVAFALALATLAGAVVGSVGRVSGRLQPRQAFAFGPFIALGIWLVWLRGADWWWEQWQQLLGF from the coding sequence ATGATCCTGCTCATAGTTGCCCTGTTCGGGGCCTGCGTTGGCAGCTTCACCAACGTGGTGGTGTGGCGCCTGCCCCGGCAGGAATCGGTGGTGGTTCCCGGCAGCCATTGCCCTCACTGCGGTCATGCCATCCGCTGGCACGACAATCTGCCAGTGATCGGCTGGTTGCTCCTGGGGGGGCGGTGCCGTGATTGCGGCGCCGGCATCAGCTGGCGCTACCCAGCAGTCGAGTTGGCAAGTGCCCTGCTCTGGCTCAGCGCTCTCTCGGTTCAAGCCGGTGGTGGTTTGCTGGAACTCTGGCGCCCTTGGGCCGGCCTGGTACTGGTGGCTCTGTTGCTGCCTCTGGTTTTGATCGACATCGATCACCTCTGGCTGCCGGAACCGCTGTGCCGATGGGGGGTGGTGCTGGGCCTTCTGTTCAGTGCAGGCGCTGGATGGATTGTTCTGGGTAATCACCTTGTTGCGGCAGCGCTGGCGTTGGTGCTGCTCGAGGGGCTGAGCGGGATGGCCGAGCGGATTCTTGGGCAGCCGGCTCTCGGTTTGGGAGACGCCAAGCTGGCGGCCCTGGGTGGTGCCTGGCTGGGAGCTGCAGGAATCGCCGTCGCGTTCGCTTTGGCTCTGGCCACCTTGGCGGGAGCCGTCGTCGGCAGCGTGGGTAGGGTCTCTGGGCGGTTGCAGCCTCGTCAGGCCTTTGCCTTTGGTCCGTTCATCGCCTTGGGGATCTGGCTGGTCTGGCTCAGGGGTGCTGATTGGTGGTGGGAGCAATGGCAGCAGCTGCTGGGTTTTTAA
- the accD gene encoding acetyl-CoA carboxylase, carboxyltransferase subunit beta, with the protein MSLFDWFADRRKGQSTGKITQEPEEGDGLWSKCPECGLVVYVKDLKANASVCAGCGHHHRIDSHERIALIADPGSFEALNEALEPTDPLTFKDRRAYADRLRESQAATGLRDGVVTGLCRVDGLALALAVMDFRFMGGSMGSVVGEKITRLVEEATARRLPLLIVCASGGARMQEGMLSLMQMAKISGALERHREAELLYMPLLTHPTTGGVTASFAMLGDLILAEPKALIGFAGRRVIEQTLREKLPDNFQTAEYLQDHGFVDTIVPRTQLRSSLASLLRLHGCRPMEITSA; encoded by the coding sequence GTGTCTCTGTTCGACTGGTTCGCTGATCGCCGCAAGGGTCAGTCCACCGGAAAGATCACCCAGGAACCCGAGGAGGGGGATGGGCTCTGGAGCAAATGCCCGGAGTGCGGCCTGGTGGTTTACGTCAAGGATCTGAAGGCCAATGCCAGTGTCTGCGCAGGCTGTGGACATCACCACCGCATCGACAGCCACGAACGCATCGCGTTGATTGCGGATCCGGGCAGCTTTGAAGCTCTGAACGAGGCACTGGAACCAACCGATCCCTTGACCTTCAAGGATCGGCGGGCCTACGCCGATCGACTGCGGGAGAGTCAGGCGGCCACCGGTCTTCGGGATGGTGTCGTGACAGGCCTCTGTCGTGTGGATGGTCTGGCCCTGGCCCTGGCCGTGATGGACTTCCGCTTCATGGGCGGATCAATGGGATCCGTTGTGGGGGAGAAGATCACCCGTCTGGTGGAGGAAGCAACCGCCCGTCGGCTGCCGCTGTTGATCGTGTGTGCATCAGGCGGTGCCCGCATGCAGGAGGGAATGCTCAGCCTCATGCAGATGGCCAAGATTTCCGGCGCTCTGGAGCGCCACCGCGAAGCGGAGCTGCTCTACATGCCGCTGCTCACGCACCCCACCACAGGTGGCGTCACAGCCAGCTTTGCCATGCTCGGGGATCTGATCCTGGCGGAACCCAAGGCTCTGATCGGCTTCGCTGGACGGCGGGTGATCGAGCAGACGCTGCGCGAAAAGCTGCCGGACAATTTCCAGACCGCGGAGTATTTGCAGGACCACGGCTTCGTGGACACGATCGTTCCGCGGACCCAGTTGCGCAGCAGCCTTGCCAGCCTGCTGCGGTTGCATGGCTGCAGACCCATGGAGATCACCAGCGCATGA
- a CDS encoding Gfo/Idh/MocA family oxidoreductase, which yields MSLQPIGVALAGLGFGEKVHLPALQANADLCPVALWHPRQERLDAATAAHGLKGFSDWDALLADPAVEAVIIATPPEPRFALAHQALKAGKHLLLEKPIALHADQARELQRLATARGVSVAVDYEYRAVPLFMQAERLLRAGLIGTPWLVKLDWLMSSRADPSRGWNWYSQASKGGGVIGALGTHAFDMLAWLVGPVASVTALNGVSIRERPDPQGGMAPVDAEDVALIQTRLQWQGSAETLVPAQINLASVARNGRGCWLEIYGSEGSLVLGSANQKDYVHGFELCCSRAGEQPQLIEPDPDLAFATSWSDGRIAPVARIQSLWAESIRSGTPMIPGLTEGVASRLACDQAAQTAAGLA from the coding sequence ATGAGCCTTCAACCGATCGGCGTTGCTTTAGCAGGCCTGGGTTTTGGCGAGAAAGTGCACCTGCCGGCTCTTCAGGCCAACGCCGATCTGTGCCCAGTGGCGTTGTGGCACCCGCGCCAGGAGCGCCTGGATGCCGCCACGGCTGCCCATGGCTTGAAGGGATTCAGCGACTGGGACGCTCTGCTGGCCGATCCAGCGGTCGAGGCCGTGATCATTGCCACCCCGCCGGAACCGCGTTTTGCGCTGGCCCACCAAGCACTGAAGGCCGGCAAGCATCTATTGCTGGAGAAGCCGATTGCCCTGCACGCCGATCAGGCCAGGGAGTTGCAGCGACTGGCGACCGCTAGGGGGGTGTCGGTCGCAGTCGATTACGAATATCGGGCGGTGCCGCTGTTCATGCAGGCCGAACGCCTGCTTCGGGCTGGGCTGATCGGGACTCCCTGGCTGGTGAAGCTGGACTGGCTGATGAGCAGCCGAGCTGACCCCAGTCGCGGCTGGAACTGGTATTCCCAGGCGTCCAAGGGGGGCGGAGTGATCGGTGCCCTGGGGACCCATGCCTTCGACATGTTGGCCTGGCTGGTGGGTCCGGTGGCTTCGGTGACGGCCCTCAATGGCGTCTCCATCCGCGAGCGTCCCGACCCCCAGGGAGGAATGGCACCCGTGGATGCTGAGGACGTTGCGTTGATCCAAACCCGATTGCAGTGGCAGGGGAGCGCGGAGACATTGGTGCCAGCGCAGATCAACCTTGCGTCGGTGGCCCGGAACGGACGCGGCTGCTGGTTGGAGATCTATGGCTCGGAAGGAAGTCTTGTGCTCGGCAGTGCGAATCAGAAGGACTACGTGCATGGATTTGAACTGTGTTGTTCACGGGCTGGTGAGCAACCACAGCTGATCGAGCCGGATCCCGATCTCGCATTTGCAACCTCCTGGAGCGATGGCCGTATCGCTCCGGTGGCGAGGATTCAGAGCTTGTGGGCCGAGAGCATTCGTTCTGGCACGCCGATGATTCCAGGCCTGACGGAGGGAGTGGCCAGTCGTTTGGCCTGCGATCAAGCAGCCCAGACGGCAGCTGGTCTCGCGTAA
- the fba gene encoding class II fructose-bisphosphate aldolase (catalyzes the reversible aldol condensation of dihydroxyacetonephosphate and glyceraldehyde 3-phosphate in the Calvin cycle, glycolysis, and/or gluconeogenesis), producing the protein MALVPLRLLLDHAAENRYGIPAFNVNNLEQVQAIMEAADETDSPVILQASRGARNYAGEIFLRHLILAATETYPHIPVVMHQDHGNAPDTCYSAAINGFTSVMMDGSLEADAKTPASYEYNVAVTKQVVDFAHSVGVSVEGELGCLGSLETGKGEAEDGHGFEGELSKDMLLTDPAEAADFVAKTKCDALAIAIGTSHGAYKFTRKPTGEVLAISRIAEIHKAIPNTHLVMHGSSSVPQEWLEMINKHGGAIPETYGVPVEEIQEGIRNGVRKVNIDTDNRLAFTAAVREAAMADPANFDPRHFNKPARKYMKQVCLDRYQQFWAAGNASKIQQQTINYYAGLYAKGALDPKAAVAA; encoded by the coding sequence ATGGCGCTCGTTCCGCTTCGGCTTCTGCTCGACCACGCCGCCGAGAACCGCTACGGCATCCCTGCGTTCAACGTGAACAACCTGGAGCAGGTGCAGGCGATCATGGAAGCGGCTGATGAGACCGACAGCCCCGTGATCCTGCAGGCCTCCCGCGGCGCCCGTAACTACGCCGGTGAGATCTTCCTGCGTCACCTGATCCTGGCCGCCACCGAGACCTATCCCCACATCCCCGTGGTGATGCACCAGGACCACGGCAACGCCCCTGACACCTGCTATTCCGCTGCCATCAACGGCTTCACCTCCGTGATGATGGACGGCTCCCTGGAAGCCGACGCCAAAACTCCTGCCAGCTACGAGTACAACGTGGCTGTCACAAAGCAGGTGGTGGATTTCGCCCACTCCGTGGGTGTGAGCGTTGAGGGTGAGCTGGGCTGCCTGGGCTCCCTGGAAACCGGCAAGGGTGAAGCCGAAGACGGCCACGGTTTCGAGGGTGAGCTGTCCAAGGACATGCTCCTCACCGATCCTGCTGAAGCAGCTGACTTCGTTGCCAAGACCAAGTGCGACGCCCTGGCCATCGCCATCGGCACCAGTCACGGCGCTTACAAGTTCACCCGCAAGCCCACCGGTGAAGTGCTGGCAATCAGCCGCATCGCCGAGATCCACAAGGCCATCCCCAACACCCACCTGGTGATGCACGGCTCCTCCTCCGTTCCCCAGGAATGGCTGGAGATGATCAACAAGCACGGTGGTGCCATCCCCGAGACCTACGGCGTTCCCGTCGAGGAGATCCAGGAAGGCATCCGCAATGGTGTGCGCAAGGTGAACATCGACACCGACAACCGCCTCGCCTTCACCGCTGCTGTGCGTGAAGCGGCCATGGCCGATCCGGCCAACTTCGACCCACGCCACTTCAACAAGCCTGCTCGTAAATACATGAAGCAGGTCTGCCTCGACCGCTATCAGCAGTTCTGGGCCGCCGGCAACGCCAGCAAGATCCAGCAGCAGACCATCAACTACTACGCCGGTCTGTACGCCAAGGGTGCCCTTGACCCCAAGGCTGCCGTGGCCGCCTGA
- a CDS encoding LD-carboxypeptidase → MPNRRSLLISGATAAVAALVSNRAMASGPGRAAWPRPLRPGSRLKAVNPGTWMDPDRDLTPLRERCSAEGWLLEIPTEVKGQWRYFSGTDRDRRAALLEAWYDPGVEAVISLGGGWGGSRVLEAGFRFPRRPKWSLGFSDSCSLLLAQWAAGLPGAIHGSNGGPEKQWQRTVDLLCGRPVKSLEGIGVRTGVAEGPLVVSNLTVATHLIGTPWMPSLKGAILVLEDVGEAPYRIDRMLTQWRSAGLLDSVAGIACGRFSWDEDDVLPGDFTMEEILEERLGDLGVPLVLNLPVGHGLPNQALPLGALGRLDGRRGSLELLT, encoded by the coding sequence ATGCCGAACCGCCGCTCGCTGCTGATCTCAGGAGCGACGGCGGCCGTTGCAGCGCTGGTGTCCAACCGCGCCATGGCATCAGGCCCGGGCCGAGCTGCCTGGCCCAGACCTCTGAGGCCAGGATCCCGTCTGAAGGCCGTGAACCCTGGCACCTGGATGGATCCAGACAGGGATCTCACCCCCCTGCGCGAGCGCTGCAGCGCCGAGGGTTGGCTGCTGGAAATCCCGACAGAGGTCAAAGGTCAGTGGCGTTATTTCTCCGGCACGGATCGCGATCGCCGTGCCGCACTTCTGGAGGCCTGGTATGACCCTGGGGTGGAGGCCGTGATCAGCCTCGGGGGAGGCTGGGGCGGGTCCAGGGTGCTGGAGGCCGGCTTCCGTTTTCCACGCCGCCCGAAGTGGAGCCTTGGCTTTTCCGATTCCTGCTCTCTGCTTCTTGCCCAGTGGGCGGCCGGCCTGCCGGGAGCGATCCATGGATCCAACGGCGGCCCCGAGAAGCAGTGGCAGCGGACGGTTGATCTGTTGTGTGGGCGCCCCGTGAAATCTCTGGAGGGGATCGGCGTCCGCACGGGTGTGGCCGAAGGACCTCTGGTGGTGTCCAACCTCACCGTGGCAACGCACCTGATCGGTACCCCCTGGATGCCTTCACTGAAGGGAGCCATCCTTGTGCTGGAGGACGTGGGAGAGGCTCCCTACCGCATTGATCGGATGCTGACGCAATGGCGCAGCGCCGGACTGCTCGACAGCGTTGCTGGCATCGCGTGCGGTCGCTTCAGCTGGGACGAGGACGACGTTCTTCCGGGGGATTTCACGATGGAGGAGATCCTTGAGGAACGGTTGGGAGATCTTGGCGTCCCCCTCGTGCTCAATCTTCCTGTGGGCCATGGCCTGCCCAACCAGGCACTCCCCCTCGGCGCACTGGGACGACTCGATGGCCGGCGGGGCTCGTTGGAGCTGTTGACTTGA
- the purQ gene encoding phosphoribosylformylglycinamidine synthase subunit PurQ, whose amino-acid sequence MSIGVLVFPGSNCDRDVQWATEGCLGMPTRRIWHEETDLSGLDAVVLPGGFSYGDYLRCGAIARFAPALQALLDFAAQGGRVLGICNGFQVLTELGLLPGALTRNRDLHFICEDAPLQVASSRTPWLEHYGTDRTLTLPIAHGEGRYQCSDDTLKQLQDADAIALRYQANPNGSVGDIAGITNDSGNLLGLMPHPERACDPATGGTDGRVLLQGLLS is encoded by the coding sequence ATGAGCATCGGCGTCCTTGTCTTTCCCGGCTCCAACTGCGATCGCGATGTGCAGTGGGCGACCGAAGGATGCCTCGGCATGCCCACCCGGCGGATCTGGCATGAGGAAACGGATCTGAGCGGCCTTGATGCCGTTGTGCTGCCAGGGGGCTTCAGCTACGGCGATTACCTCCGCTGTGGTGCGATTGCCCGCTTCGCCCCAGCACTCCAGGCGCTGCTCGACTTCGCGGCTCAAGGGGGGCGCGTGCTGGGGATCTGCAACGGATTTCAGGTGCTGACCGAACTGGGACTCCTGCCCGGAGCCCTGACCCGCAACCGAGACCTTCACTTCATCTGTGAGGACGCACCGCTACAGGTGGCCAGCTCCCGCACACCATGGCTAGAGCACTACGGAACAGACAGGACGCTCACCCTGCCCATCGCCCATGGGGAAGGCCGCTATCAATGCTCCGACGACACCCTGAAGCAACTGCAGGATGCCGATGCCATTGCCCTGCGCTACCAAGCCAATCCAAATGGCTCGGTGGGGGACATTGCTGGCATCACCAACGACTCCGGAAACTTGCTGGGACTGATGCCCCATCCGGAGCGGGCCTGCGACCCTGCCACCGGTGGGACCGACGGTCGCGTCCTGCTGCAGGGCCTACTGAGCTGA
- the purS gene encoding phosphoribosylformylglycinamidine synthase subunit PurS, whose protein sequence is MPRYQARVLVRLRPSVLDPAGEATRGAAERLGVEGISKLRIGKAVELEVDAPDAEEARRRLEVLSDRLLANPVIEDWSLELQDS, encoded by the coding sequence GTGCCGCGTTATCAAGCCCGCGTCCTTGTGCGCCTGCGCCCCTCCGTGCTCGATCCTGCCGGTGAAGCCACCCGTGGCGCTGCTGAACGCCTTGGAGTGGAGGGCATCAGCAAGCTGCGGATCGGCAAGGCCGTCGAGCTGGAAGTGGACGCCCCTGATGCCGAGGAGGCTCGTCGCCGGCTGGAAGTGCTGAGCGATCGCCTGCTGGCCAATCCAGTGATCGAAGACTGGTCCCTGGAGCTGCAGGACTCATGA
- a CDS encoding Tat pathway signal protein yields MNRRELLTMSVFTLRCSSCGAAVEIPGRFGFKLKSSGAGRLLCQRCRQSSFLKARREQLDQAIEAEIQRMRWVPAAAVVLALTLAISLVWWHQAQQNRPQDSLPERVSSSR; encoded by the coding sequence GTGAATCGGCGCGAGTTGTTGACGATGTCGGTGTTCACCCTTCGATGCTCCAGCTGCGGCGCGGCTGTGGAGATTCCCGGACGCTTCGGCTTCAAATTGAAAAGTTCCGGTGCCGGCAGGCTGCTCTGCCAACGATGCCGGCAAAGCAGCTTTCTGAAGGCGAGGCGGGAACAACTTGATCAGGCGATTGAGGCTGAGATCCAGCGGATGCGCTGGGTTCCTGCCGCGGCAGTGGTGCTGGCATTGACCCTGGCCATCAGCCTCGTGTGGTGGCACCAGGCGCAACAGAACCGTCCTCAGGACTCTTTGCCGGAACGGGTCTCGTCTTCGAGGTAG
- a CDS encoding mechanosensitive ion channel family protein — protein sequence MSFLLRNVFPKLTRKTPGDFDDFVLRTLSESILPFGIVVVLLLIQSDLGLSNDVQRAYDVVLRIFGTVVIVRFANRLGIRFLQGVAQRSGDDLQQLFISLQPLIKALIWMIGALVLFQSLGVKLAAIWALLSAGGIGIGLALKDPAQELFAYLMILLDKPFMVGQFINVGSTWATVERIGVRSTHLRSLRGEIVVMNNSALTNSTILNFADMNTRRMIYSLGVTYSTTVDQMKAIPIMVEKVINAVDNTNFSRCHFTEFGDSSLNFELVYYIDNRDFTTALNAQQAINLGIMEAFAQQGIEFAFPSQTLYLEDETRSGKES from the coding sequence GTGTCATTCCTGCTTCGCAATGTTTTTCCGAAGCTCACGCGAAAAACACCTGGCGACTTTGACGACTTTGTTCTCCGCACGTTGTCAGAGTCGATTCTCCCATTTGGAATCGTCGTTGTCCTGTTGTTGATTCAGAGCGACCTCGGTCTCAGCAACGACGTCCAACGGGCTTACGACGTCGTGCTGCGGATCTTCGGCACCGTTGTCATCGTCCGATTCGCCAATCGCCTTGGGATTCGCTTTCTGCAGGGTGTTGCTCAACGCAGCGGAGATGACCTTCAACAGCTGTTCATCAGCCTGCAACCCCTCATCAAGGCATTGATCTGGATGATCGGTGCGCTCGTGCTGTTTCAGAGCCTGGGGGTGAAACTTGCTGCCATCTGGGCGCTGCTCAGCGCTGGTGGCATCGGGATTGGCTTGGCCCTGAAAGATCCTGCCCAGGAATTGTTCGCATACCTGATGATCCTGCTGGACAAACCGTTCATGGTGGGGCAGTTCATCAACGTCGGCTCAACCTGGGCCACGGTAGAACGAATTGGCGTTCGCTCCACCCACCTGCGCAGCCTGAGAGGGGAAATCGTAGTGATGAACAATTCCGCTCTCACCAACAGCACGATCCTGAATTTTGCCGACATGAACACGCGGCGAATGATCTATTCACTCGGTGTCACCTACAGCACCACAGTGGATCAGATGAAAGCCATTCCAATCATGGTGGAAAAGGTGATAAATGCGGTCGACAACACCAACTTCAGTCGCTGCCACTTCACCGAGTTCGGTGACTCCAGCCTGAATTTTGAGCTGGTTTATTACATCGACAACAGGGATTTCACCACGGCGCTGAATGCTCAGCAGGCCATCAATCTGGGGATCATGGAAGCCTTTGCCCAGCAAGGGATCGAGTTCGCCTTCCCAAGCCAGACCCTCTACCTCGAAGACGAGACCCGTTCCGGCAAAGAGTCCTGA